Genomic window ([Eubacterium] hominis):
GAGAAGAACTTTTGAAGGGAGAAGATCTCATTCTTGCCAATGCGGATGTATTCTGGCAACAGGATATTCTGGATATACTCATTCAGGAAACAAGAGATGTGGTTTTATTGGCAGACAGCTCTAGAAAGTTAAGCGGTGATTATTTCTTTCGATGTGAAAATGAATGTCTACAGGCATATGGAAAAGAATTACACGAGGATGAGCGAGATAGTGAATATGTTGGATTAGCAAAGGTTAGAAAAGAACTGCTGCCAGTGGTGAATGAGCGTTTAAAAAAGCTGGTACATGATGGGGATTACCAGCTTTGGTGGGAAAATACATTATATTCTATGATTTGCGAACGTGATATTTATGTTCAGGATATCGCAGGTCATTATTGGAGCGAAATTGATGTTTTACAAGATTATGAAAGTATTTTGTCATATGTAAAGAAACATCCTTTAGATATCTAAGGTCAAAGGAATACTAATACCATCAACTTGCATATAAGGAAGATAAATATAATCAATCGTTACTTTATGCGAGAACATTTTATAAAATTCATAATCATCTGAAAAAGAGAGATCACTATCGATATAACGCTGATAATTCAGGATATCAGATATGGTGATTTCTTTTTTTGCGTCCATAAAATAAGCAGTAATGCCATCCATGGTGGATAAGTTATAATCTTTCTTCTTGATATGAAAGTCTTGATCAATCGCATTCATATCAATAGAAACGTATTTTGAGGTAGACAGGTGGAAAGTTTCTTCTATTAATTTACGAGCAGAGGCAACATCACTTTGTTTCAAGAATGTATTTAAATAAAGGTTGGAAGGAAGAATAAAAACATTCAGGTGGTTAGAATTAGCCTTTTCAATCAAGTATATATAAGGAAGATCCTTACTAGTGATATAAATCAAATCTTTTTTCATACGGGCATGAACGGGTGTCAGAAATAACATCAGACAACATAATATAATCATACAATATTTTTTCATATGCTTCTCCTTTTCTTAATCGCTTTTAGTATAACGCGTGTTCATGTTCTTATACAAAAATATAAAACTTGTTCATATTTTGGATATATATTTCAAAAATGTAAGTAAAAAAATCAAATTAGTGGTTTTATTTGTTCACAAGTAATGCTATAATGGAAAACAAGTGAACAAGATTGTGAGGGTGAGTCTATGAAGAAAATCGTCATAGGACTGATAGTTGCGGCAATGGCATTACTTGTTGGGATACGCTCAGAGGGAAATGCCATCATTATATATTCTTCTATGGAACAGTTTCGTGGAGAAGAATTACAGAAGCAATTGAATGAAAAATTTCCGGATTTGCATGTCATGGTTATGTATGTGCCAACAGCAAAATCTGCCGCAAAGATATCTGTGGAGAAAGATCAAAGTGATGCGGATATCATTGTTGGATTAGAAAGCAGCTATATGGAAAAAATCAAAGATCAGCTGGCAGATATCAAAGGCAGAAGCACGTTAGATTATTTAGATGGATTGCGTCCGGAAGATCATGGAAATAAATACGTTACATGGGAACGTCAGGCGGGAGCGTTTATCATCAATACAGATGTTATGAAAAAACATAATCTGCCGATTCCACATACGTATCAGGATTTATTGAAACAAGAATATTATAATCTGATCGCTATGCCAGATCCAAAATCTAGTGGTACCGGATACTTCTTCTATAAGAGTCTGGTGAATACTATGGGAGAAGAAAAAGCATTGGATTATATTGATCAGCTGGAATATTATGTAAAACAATTCACAGAATCTGGCAGTGGACCGATTAAACTATTGATTCAGGGAGAAGTCGGTATTGGATTGGGACTGACATTTCAGGCTGTGAACCAAATCAATGAAGGCTCTCCATTTGAAATTATCTATCCACCAGAAGGTTCTCCTTATTCTCTGACCGGAACTGCTTTAATGAAACATAGTGCAGATAAGGAGGATGTAAACAAAGTATTTGATTTTATCATCAATGATTTCCTGGTATATGATAAAGAACATTTCTCTCCAGAAATTATATTGAAAAATCAAAAGATTACGATACCAAATTATCCTGATGAAATTCCATATGCGGATATGCATGGAATCGAAGATATCAATGAAAAAGAAAGGTTGCTGGACTTGTGGAAGTATTAAATAAATCAAAATTGATTGTAAAAGATCTATATAAAAAATTCGACAACAAAGATATATTAAAAACGATTTCCTTTGATGTAAAAGAAGGAGAATTTCTAAGTGTGCTGGGACCAAGCGGTTGTGGAAAAACAACCTTGCTGCGTATTCTGATTGGACTTGAAACACAGACAAGTGGAACGATTTTAATGGATGGGGAAGATATTTCACATTTAAAACCAGATGAACGAGGAATGGGAATCATCTTTCAAAACTATGCATTATTCCCAAATATGACAGTACTTGAAAATGTAGAATATGCTTTAAAACTACATGAACAGACGAAAAAAGACAGTAGAAAGATTGCACTATCTACATTAGAAGCCATTGGTATGCATGATCAGATTAATAAGCGTCCTAATCAGTTATCTGGTGGACAACAACAGCGTGTAGCTATCGCAAGAACATTGGCATTGAATCCTAAAATCGTGTTATTAGATGAACCAATTTCTGCATTAGATGTTAGTATGCGTGAAGTTATGAAAAAAGAATTAAAAGAAATTCAGAAGAAATTTAATTCTACCATGATTTTTATTACCCATGAACAAGAAGAAGCATTCTATTTATCTGATCGTATTATGGTTATGAGTGAAGGAAATATCGAACAGATTGATACCCCAAGAAATATATATGAACATCCGGCAAATCAGTATATTAAAGATTTTGTGATTGCGCATTTAGACAGCAAGCTGGCAAGTCTTTGTGTATGCACAGGGAAGAAAGTCTATGAAGAATAGAGGATTTCGTGGAGCCAAGCTGCTGATTGCGGTATTTCTGATTGTATCTGTGCTTTGTCCGCTTGTGGCATTGCTCATCAATATTGATGTTGCGGATATCAGTAAAATTATCGCATCACCACAGTTTGTGCCAATGCTGATAAATTCATTTGTATGTACAAGTATCGCCACCATATTATCAGTATCTTTAGCGCTCATGCTGGCATGGTTTATGAATCGTACCAAGATTCGCTATCGTTCTGTATTTACGTTGGCATTTACATTGCCCATGCTGATTCCAAGTATTTCTCATGGTATGGGATTGGTACTATTATTTGGAGATAATGGTATTTTGACCAATTTATTTCATGTGAATATGTATTTATATGGATATAATGGAATCATTCTGGGAAGTATCCTGTATTCATTCCCGGCAGCATTTCTAATGTTGACAGATATCTTTGCTTATGAAGATTACACAACATATGAAGTTGCCACGGTCTTGGGATTATCCAAACGTCAACAATTTATGACCATCACGCTGCCTAATATCAAAGGACCATTGATTTCTGTAATCTTTGCGACCTTTACAATGATTTTTACAGACTATGGCGTTCCTTTGGTTGTTGGTGGAAAATCTATGACTTTACCTGTATATATGTATCGTGAAGTTATTGGTCTGTTAGATTTCAGTAAAGGTGCAATCATTGGTATCATCTTACTGATTCCTGCATTTATCGCATTTATTATGGATATGAAAAATGAAAACAAAGGCAATTCATCTACTGTCACAAAAGCCTTTGTGATTCAGGAAAACAAAAGACGTGATTGCATTGCATATATCGTATGTATTGCCGTTGTGATTATGATTTCTTTACCTATATTGACTTTTGCGTTTTTATCATTTGTGAAGCATTATCCAAGTGATATGAGTTTTTCATTAGATAATATCAAGCAGGCATTTGATTTAGGTGTGCGGATGTATCTGTTAAACTCTTTGGCGATTGCCTTATTTACAAGTCTGATTGGTATCTGTGTTACTTATTTTACAGCGTTTATCACAGCTCGCAGTAAAAACAGTTTTTCTACCATGGCATTACATTTGATATCTATGGTATCTTTAGCAATACCAGGTGTTGTACTTGGTTTA
Coding sequences:
- a CDS encoding phosphocholine cytidylyltransferase family protein translates to MKAILMAAGMGTRISTKTNEPKSLLNIGNGPLIKHTVELLLKNHIDVVICLGFKGYLIKEALKDYPVTFYENPFYKVTNSIASLWFAREELLKGEDLILANADVFWQQDILDILIQETRDVVLLADSSRKLSGDYFFRCENECLQAYGKELHEDERDSEYVGLAKVRKELLPVVNERLKKLVHDGDYQLWWENTLYSMICERDIYVQDIAGHYWSEIDVLQDYESILSYVKKHPLDI
- a CDS encoding extracellular solute-binding protein, whose product is MKKIVIGLIVAAMALLVGIRSEGNAIIIYSSMEQFRGEELQKQLNEKFPDLHVMVMYVPTAKSAAKISVEKDQSDADIIVGLESSYMEKIKDQLADIKGRSTLDYLDGLRPEDHGNKYVTWERQAGAFIINTDVMKKHNLPIPHTYQDLLKQEYYNLIAMPDPKSSGTGYFFYKSLVNTMGEEKALDYIDQLEYYVKQFTESGSGPIKLLIQGEVGIGLGLTFQAVNQINEGSPFEIIYPPEGSPYSLTGTALMKHSADKEDVNKVFDFIINDFLVYDKEHFSPEIILKNQKITIPNYPDEIPYADMHGIEDINEKERLLDLWKY
- a CDS encoding ABC transporter ATP-binding protein, producing MEVLNKSKLIVKDLYKKFDNKDILKTISFDVKEGEFLSVLGPSGCGKTTLLRILIGLETQTSGTILMDGEDISHLKPDERGMGIIFQNYALFPNMTVLENVEYALKLHEQTKKDSRKIALSTLEAIGMHDQINKRPNQLSGGQQQRVAIARTLALNPKIVLLDEPISALDVSMREVMKKELKEIQKKFNSTMIFITHEQEEAFYLSDRIMVMSEGNIEQIDTPRNIYEHPANQYIKDFVIAHLDSKLASLCVCTGKKVYEE
- a CDS encoding ABC transporter permease subunit → MKNRGFRGAKLLIAVFLIVSVLCPLVALLINIDVADISKIIASPQFVPMLINSFVCTSIATILSVSLALMLAWFMNRTKIRYRSVFTLAFTLPMLIPSISHGMGLVLLFGDNGILTNLFHVNMYLYGYNGIILGSILYSFPAAFLMLTDIFAYEDYTTYEVATVLGLSKRQQFMTITLPNIKGPLISVIFATFTMIFTDYGVPLVVGGKSMTLPVYMYREVIGLLDFSKGAIIGIILLIPAFIAFIMDMKNENKGNSSTVTKAFVIQENKRRDCIAYIVCIAVVIMISLPILTFAFLSFVKHYPSDMSFSLDNIKQAFDLGVRMYLLNSLAIALFTSLIGICVTYFTAFITARSKNSFSTMALHLISMVSLAIPGVVLGLSYVLFFKGSILYGGIAILVLVNMTHFFASPYLMAYNSLQQFNSNLEDVSITLGISKLNMLKDVYIPCTKATIVEMFSYMFVNSMVTISAVSFLSNFKTMPLSLLIPQFDSQSLIEATAFISIAILAVNILLKLGIYLVKRYVLPREM